One window of Trifolium pratense cultivar HEN17-A07 linkage group LG5, ARS_RC_1.1, whole genome shotgun sequence genomic DNA carries:
- the LOC123884565 gene encoding homeobox-leucine zipper protein HAT1-like → MSDYHKSFTLDLNLGLGLGSYVQNNVNNSLASSKDELTIGLNHDDKANELSLKRVHEEQEHTIEEEIAIDTTNDSNGCTKKLRLTKEQSTMLEDAFKLHNTINTAQKRALAEKLNLKQRQVEVWFQNRRARTKLKQTEVNYMFLKKCHDKLSEENLILKKELEELRALKVGPSNINQSTKAANWTICSSCKKIWKQNEGHNNEDDEENMVRKSSYSTIEIE, encoded by the exons ATGAGTGATTATCACAAATCTTTCACGTTGGATCTTAATCTTGGACTTGGATTAGGATCTTATGTGCAAAATAATGTGAACAATTCATTGGCTAGTTCAAAAGATGAATTAACCATTGGTTTGAATCATGATGATAAGGCAAATGAATTGAGTTTGAAGAGAGTGCATGAAGAACAAGAACACACAATTGAAGAAGAGATTGCTATTGACACCACCAATGATAGTAACGGGTGTACAAAGAAATTGAGGCTTACTAAGGAGCAATCAACCATGCTTGAGGATGCTTTCAAGCTTCATAACACCATTAACACC GCTCAAAAACGGGCACTTGCtgagaaattaaatttaaagCAAAGACAGGTTGAAGTTTGGTTCCAGAACAGAAGAGCAAG GACTAAGCTGAAACAAACAGAGGTAAACTACATGTTCTTGAAGAAATGTCATGATAAACTAAGTGAGGAAAATCTTATCTTAAAGAAAGAATTAGAAGAGTTGCGTGCATTAAAAGTTGGACCATCAAATATTAATCAATCAACCAAAGCTGCAAATTGGACCATTTGTTCATCATGCAAGAAAATATGGAAGCAAAATGAAGGACACAacaatgaagatgatgaagaaaatatgGTTAGAAAGAGTAGCTATAGCACCATAGAGATAGAATAG